AACAACCCCCCTACTCggtcctccctcctcctcctccgcctcctcgccaaagcagACTTctacaccaccaaccaaaccctCATGTCTAACCCACCCCCCGTAGCAGCagacctcatcctcgaccctttcctcctcaacctcctcccccgctcgCTAGCCCCAACAGCAGGGTACATCATCTTGGTAGCCATAACAAGCTGGTTCCTGGCACGAGGCGTGAGCAGGGCTCTTTCGTCGCTCATCATCGACAGCAACGACCGTCAACTCACCAAGGACGAAAAAAAGACACAGTGATTGTTTGTGTCCAGTACTGTCTAAACGTAAAAACAAGACACATAGTTAACCCACCCTAATGGTAATTCAATTTCTACCatcacaaaaaaaagaccatAACATCTCGTCATCATACATCTTCGAACTTCGTATCCGGTCTTGACGGACTCACTCAACATAGACACGTCAACTCGACTGAAGTACCTATCCTCTACCATCAGAAAGCCATACACAAATACCCCACATACCTCCCAAACCACTTTGCCAAAATATTTATACCCCAAATCAATCATCTACAAAACCGATCATACAACCAAAGCCAACCACACCGACATGGAAAAGAAATGGGCAAACGAAACAAAAGGCAAAGCATTACGCTATGATAACATTCAAAAATCTAAGAGTTCTTTGATATAAACAAAAGCAAAGAGTCATGTAAATAGTCTCGGTTTCTTGCTtttcccacctcctcattAGAATCCTCATCACTCTTCGTCTCCTTTTCCAGTTACCAAAGGGCCGCCCCTTCTACCGTGTCAGCCCCTGAGTTCaccaaggaaaaaaaaaaaagattctTATCACGGCTTACCAGCACGACTCTGCGTTTCGACACACATCTCCGCCCTAATACTGTCCAGGATAGCCACCACCCTGAGAATACTGGTGTCCTCCATACGGTGGCTGCTGGCCGTAACCTCCTccctgtggtggtggtgcgccATACGGTGGCTGACCATATGAGCTTGCAGCCCCCGCTCCATAGTGTGGCTGGCCGTAGGATGGCTGACTTGGTGGGGGTGCATAGCTGGGCTGGCCGCTGGGCGAACCGTAAGAGTGTTGGCCGCCGTAGCTTTGACTGTGCGCTTGACCATGGCCGGGTCCGGCGCCATAAGAAGAGGACTGGTAGCCGCCGCCAGAAGACTGCTGTCCGTATGGTGCGGTGTGGGACTGGCTAGACTGCCCGTAAGACTGACTTGAGCCTTGATGGTGTGTTTGTGAGCTTGACTGGTaggatgaagatgagccACCGCCGTGGACCGAGGTCGAGGATCCCGGCTGCGAGGGAGGTTGGTATGATGTGGGAGGGGCCGAACCGCTGTAGGTCGTAGCACCCGAGTTGGAGTATCCAAAGTTGTTGCCCTGTGAGTCAATTAGCTGCCGCTCGAGACATCTCAGCATCCGGACCAACATACCGAGCTCTGCTTGTTGCCAAAGAGACCAGCAACACCTCCGATCACCCCTCCAAGACCTCCAGCACCGTGTCCGGACGACGACTGACCGCTGAAGTTGTTCGAGGGCGAAGACGAAGGCTTGCTTCCAGAGGAGAATATGCCAGACACGAGCTGGGACGCGACCTTGCCACCGAgcccgccgctgccgccgccgcctccggaGCTGCCACCCGCCAGTCCGCTGAGAACAGCACCAGCAagcccacctcctccactgcTGCCACCGCCCTGCTTTCCGCCGCTGATCGTGTTCAAGAGGAAAGACTATCCACCAACGAAAGCAAACATTAGCAAGTCGTTCTTGGCCCCTTCCACAAAAGATCCTCTGCCCGCTAAACTTACACCAAGGCCCCTGTCACTCTGtcctccaccgccgacaCCTCGTGTGCCATCCTCTCTCGGGTTCACCGGCTCGAGACGTCCGTCGGGGTATCTAGCTGTCTGGGAGCCGTCGGGGTGCGTCACGATTTCGGCGCTAGGGTGAGGTACGCCGTAGGGGTGATCGGAGCGGGCAGCGGGAGTGTTGCCAAAGGGAACGGGCTCGGTCGGGAGATCCCATTGCGAGACTCCAGTCGAGAGCTGCACATAGTAGTACTTCTTGCTGGCAGCATCCCACTGGGCAATCCAGCccgaggggagaggaggcggcgcaTAGGTTGGCCCGTCGCTGCCGGGTGATCCGGGGCCTGCCATGTCTGGAAGGGGCGCGAGAAAGAAACTCTTCGATCTGCTGGAGCTACGAGAATTGGGTTCTGGTGTTGTGCTTCGGCGTTTGCCTCGTCAATCGCGCGCAAATaatggaggggttggttgagggTGGAAGCTTAGGTGCTCGGTCGTTGAGAGCAAGATTTCGCAGGGAAGGGTGTGGGTGTGAGAAAGTAAAAAGCCAAAACTCGTGAGGAAATCAACCCTCGAGGTCTGTGTTGCCTGACAATCAAGGGTGCAAGTGGTCGAACggattttggaggagggaaaaggaaccaagcaagcaagctgAGCTGAGTGAGAATGCTGAGTGGGAGATGCGCAGCGGGGCAGATGCGACCGCTCGCTCTATCTAGCTTGCGCTTGCGCAGGGCGTCTaatggagggggaggggggcggggcaAATCGCAACCTTGACTTCGACCAAACAACGTCTTGATTTTTGTTGCTGACGACTGTGACGACGGccgagatcatcaccaccatacatacatatataaAAATCCCAGAGAAGGGGCGGAAGGAAGTAGTGTGCAGAGGGAGCCAGCCGTTTCCACCACCGGGCATTATCAGTGCACCGTAGCTAGCCTCTTCTCAGCTCAATGAGAAGGAAGGCCTTGCGAATTCcgtcatcttcaacaaccgcAAAGGTGACCCAAACAACAGGATGTCTTTGTGACAATGCCACCGATAAAATCCAGACGACGTCAGCTTTTGGAGAATGCCATCGAAAGCTGATAACTTCCAGCACTCACGCTCACTACTACCCACCTCACCACTGAGTGATCACATacctctcaacaaccaaaatTCCAAAGCATGGCCTCTGCCTCAACTACCGTCATCCTCCAATTTCCCTTTTCATTTTTCACAATGAAATctccagctcaccaccaatcCCCCGAACCACCTCAGCCACAACGAATGGCGCGTCCCCTCAACAAGGGCACAAAACTCCGGGAGGCAGCCAGCACCAATCCTCACTTTACTTCCCCACACATTGCATCTACCTTCCTTCGAACTTAAATCACAATTCTATCCATAAAACATCAATCGACTTTCCCTTTTAATACCTCAAAGCAACCCTCTACCGTTTCAATATTGACGCCACAATTTGCTGGACGCTTCTGCATCTGACTTACCTAAACTACCTGTCGAGAATGACCTATTAGGTTGTTTCTATTCTTAACTCACCCCATGGAACCTAGAAAAGATTACCCGAGTCAAATGCAAAAGCAACTAAATGTCAAGTAAAACTGTAAAAGAGAGCACTCGAATCAAAATGTGAACACGCCAGAACCTCACATAGACACTTGCATGTATCACAGACCAGTAGCAATCTAGCGAAACAATGCTCGTTCGAATGTTGTTGAATGCCAATCGTGCTCCGTCAAAGGTACCTAGTAATGATAAACCATTCATCTAGGTACTTCTGGTCCGCCGCATCTCTCTAGGCTCATGTGTTCTGCTCAAtactccaaccccaaaactCCTGTTAAAACGACTCCTCCCATCGGTGTTGAACCTCATCTTCAAATCTTCGCAATGCTCTCTCTAAAACCTTCTAAACACATTCCCATCGATATCTATTCCAAACAACTACCTCTCAAGAACTATACCCAATACCTCTCAAGAACTATACCCAAtatcccctcctccaaacccattcccattcccattcccgtTCAACACCTGcttcccaaccctctccctcacctcctcaaccctatcctcaaccccattcttcttccccttgccctcaccctccccatcctgcGTCAGTAATCCCCGTCTAATAGCCAGCACACTATCAACAATAACagcatccaccccctccctaacctgcctcctcaccaaccccggcTCGTTATTCTCCCTCCCATAACTAACACAaaccaaccccgcccccttcaccaccctcaccaacctcggaCTATTCACAAACGGCTCCGCATTGCTCACAATCCCCAGCAAATTCCACCTGCTCGCAAACCTAATCGCCTCCTGCAGACTACTCGCCCTGATATCCCCCACCGGACACGTCCCCGCATCCGTCAAAAACAAAATCGGTATATTCGGCTGCTTAAAACTCAAACAGAGACAAATATCCGGGTTGAAGCTCGAAAAAATGATATTCCTCCTCTGGTGCGGGTTGGCAGTCATGTCGTACACCTTTTGCAGCACCGTGTCGCAAAACGAGTTCAGCTCGACCGCGTACGTGTCCATCTCGTGCTCCTCGCTCTCGTGAAGCATCGGGTACTTCATCTCGATGTTGAACCCCACGCTCTGCGGCAGCTTCACAAAGAGGTCCTCCAGCGTCGCAAACGGCGCCTGGATGAAGTTTCCGCGCGAGTTGGCCTTGAAGCCCTTCTCTTTGAAATCCCTCGTGTGTTTCATCctctcttccatctcctGCTTGGACAAGCGATGCTGCCTGTTGTGATCCGGCCAGTCCATCGACATGGACCTCTGCCTCGGACCGGGCGAGTTGCTCCGCCTCGTCTTCTCGAGCAGCTTGTTCTCCGGAATGGCATACGAAAAAGGCGACGTCCCATTATTCCCCTGAATAGTCCTCGACTTGTCCGGGTTGATGTGCAAGAATTGCTCCAGAGTCAAAGTGTGAACCGGCGCGTCAAACCCGGTCTCGCTGACCAAAAAGTCGTGGTAGATAACCGGGACGTGGTCCTTGGTGAGCTGGACGTCAAACTCGACATAGTTAGCGCCGAGGTTGGCCGCTGCAATAAAGGATGAGACGGTGTTCTCGCCCAGCTGGAGGGAGCGGCTGGACGTCATATTCTTGCCCAGGCCGCGGTGGCCAATGACCATGGTCGAGGCCAACTTCTTCCAGTAGGTGTGCTCAGAAGTGACCTCCATGCTAGGGTGTGAGAATGGCGTGATGACCAAAAAGTTAAAGTTGACGCTGCCAATGACCTCAAAATTGGCACCCATGATGGGCACACAGACATCACCCTGAAGGTTCATCCTCTTGGTCCCAATAGTAGGTCGAACGCTCGAGAGCAGGGCAACACCACGGCCGACCTTATTCTCGTTGTTCCCAGAGTAGGTAGGAACAATATCGAAAAACAGCTTGACCTTGCTGGCGTCAACCGTAGTAAAAACGACAGGCTCGGTAGAGATGTTGTCGTGAACGGGCAAGTCAAACATAGTTGGCTCGCCCTGAGCCCCTTGCGCCGACACTACAATCGACAACGTGGTGTCCAACTCCGTCGTGTGTGCTTTCGAAAGCGGAATATTGTCCAGCTTTACCGCCTCAAGATTCTTCCGCATGTCCATCGAGCCCAAGCTAACCAGCACCAGACTCTCATCCTTGAGATACCGATGACCAAATGACTTGACCGGCTCCGCCTTGCGCGCAGAGCCCTTCGATCGTCTCTCCTGGAACGACGCCTTGTCAGGCACAGCCGCATTATCCGTCACCGACTTCTCGTCATCAGAAGTATTACTAGCCGtgtcctctccctccttgcTCTGAGCAAGAAAGTGAGCAATAGGCATATGTCCTCTCAAAGCAGCATGTTCCCTCGCTGTCCAACCCGACGAATCCGGCTTGTCCACCTCAGCCCCGGCTTCCACCAACAGCTTAACCACAGACAAATGCCCATCTACCGCCGCAATATGCAGCGGCGTCCAAGCAAAAGCCTTCTCCGTCAACTCAAAATCCGCCTTTTGATCCGccgtcccctccaacaacacctttgCACACTCATCATGCCCAAACCTCGCGGCAATATGCAGCGCCGTCTCCCCCGTCTTATCCCGCCAGTTGATGTCAACCCCCGCATGCACCAACATCTCGACAATATGCTCAAAGTTCGCCTTGGTGGCAATAGCCAACACAGCACTCGACTTTGAGATGGCCCGTCTCATCTCCGCCTTGTTATCACTGACACCCTGCCAATTCTCCCCTTGAAGCAGTGCCTTGGTCGTAAGAGCGTGACCACCAAGGACGCTGAGATGCAGAGGTGCTTCTCCGTTCTTGTCCTGCCATTCAGGGGCGTCGATTCCGTTTTCGACATCAAACATGCCCCAATCctgcatcttcttcatcaaaATCtgacacaccaccacaaagcCAAACTGAGCGGCGTAATGCAGTGGAATGCGTCCAAAGTTATCCTTCGCCTTCAAAGCCACCCTTTGTGCTGGCTTGAGATTGTCCAAAAGGTACATGAGCATCTGCACAGCCTCGTCATCCTTGCCCAAGAGACTGGCCGTCTCCTTGAGAGCAGACACCCGCGGTGTGGCGAGAGGAGACGTTGCTGGGGTAAGATAATTCTGGGCGTATTGAACCCCCGGCGGAAAAGGGTATGCGTTCAAGTGAGGATCCggcttcacctcctccacggctCTGGAAGAAACGGTCTTGGTCCGGCCAATATGAGTGACCAGCCTGTGAATACAATTCCGCCCATTGATGTCGTCGGGGTCATCAAGGTCCGAAATCCTTTCCAGAAGCACAGGAATGACCTTTTTCGACCGGGCCGAGATGGCGCGCTGCAGGAGGCTGTGCAGGAGGTTTTGGAAAGCGTCGGTTTGATCTTGTTTTGCGAGATTTGCAGCAGCTAACCCGGTCGTCAATGTATCTAGATTATCTTGCCGGACGGCTTGATCTAGTGCGTTGAGCACTGACGTATCGACGTCCAGTTTCGTGGGTCGCCCGTAAGACCGTGTTGAGCGGTCGGATTTGGCGTCATTGGTGTTCTTGGATTCATTGAGCACCGAAAGCCACGTGTTGACTGTCTGAAGCTCCTGGCTGGTGTCAAGATTTGTGGCAAACGGTAGAACGTCGACCCTGGTAGAGATGTACCTCTCCTGGATATCCGACGTGTGAACCTTCTTGTCCAGCTTCTTTGTGATTTTGACAAAGCCTCGACGGTTGATCTCTCCGAACCACTGTAGATTCCTCAGTTGGTTTCTGATTTCGAGTAAAGCTCCTATCAgatcctcgagctcctcctcgtcgatgTTAGCGGCATCGCGAGGTGTTGGTCCGTATCTGTCTGTGATGGCTTGCAGTCGTCGCTGGTTCTCGTGGAGCTTCCTTGTATAGAACTGGTCAACGCACTCTACTTCGCGGTCGAGGGCAAACAGAAACTCTGTTGGTCCAAGGGTCAGATCACGAGGTCAACGAAAGGGCGTTGCGGATCAGTGAACCCACCAGCCAAGTCGACTTGATCCCCATTGTGGGCAGCTGTGTCGGCTGCTGTTTTTATGAGTTTCTTGAGGCGCTTGTAGTCGATGTAAGAGCCTGCCCACTCGGGGACTTGGTTTCTTGGAAGACTAGGAAAGCAAAAGTGTAAGTAAGGGGCAATCACGAATGCAGGCAGATACATACTTTTTCCCAAACTTCATATTGCGTGGTAGCTGCTAAGTACGTCTTGGACGATGAGAAGCCAGCTAAAAAATCAAAAGGGGGTATCAAATGCCAAATGATCTGACAGGTCGTATCCCGTGTTGGCTATGAGCGGGATGCCAGCGGCTGAGTGTTGGGAAAGAAAATGCTATATATATCCGCTGATGTTTCCAAGTTGCGATCTCAGAGGTAGGAGGTGAAACGTACAAAATCAAACGGTCGGAAGTATCGTTATCGTATCTACTTCAACAAGCAGACCTTGTGTGTTTGAGAAGACAAAGAGGTCATGGAAACAgcaaggagaagggaggaAGTCACGGCATGAAAGATGTAGTGGAGAGGGGAAGTCTCGATCCCGTTGATGGGTACAAGAGTGGGAACCTCGATGGTCAAGCTGCCACGCACGTCACACACGTTTTCCACGGGGGAAAATATAAGAGTCCCATCGACAAGCGGCGATCCATGAGCTCATGCTGTGGACAAATGCACATGGCAAGAAAGCTGCTCGAGACATACATGGCAGTTGAAGGCCGGAACCAGTGACATCGTCCAGCAGCTATCAGTGGCGCCAGCTCACtctctgattggccaatAGCCACCCCACCATCCGATAGACCCCTGTCGCCTCCCGCCTCAGAACCCAGCCGCTGGGTTTCCACCACGAGCAATCACAGCCTGGTTTTTATAGAGTGTTGGAGTTCTCTCCACAGAGTAAACTTATACGGCTATGAAGGGTTCTATTCTTCATAAGCTTGAAGATCGATCCTTCATGTCTGCATATGATATCTCGACTCTTCACAACGTCTTGGCCCTTTTGTTGGTCGTCTCACCGctcccctccaacttccAACTTCTCCACTTACACAGAAGGTGCTCCATGTAGGGTCAGCTCTCGACTGCAGCTTGCACATGCACAGTTTGCTTTCTTGCAGGTCGCACCAGGCAAAATCCAGAAGAATTTTCCGTGGAGGGAAGAGGTCTCGTGACTCAATACCCTGTGCAGCGGCTAGTCAAGGGAGTTCAAGCCGCTGGACCCTTTCTGTCGTCGAAGGCGCATCTCGTGATCTTTTTTTGCCCACTGAGAACAGACCAAGGGTCCAGAACAAAGCGCCCCTGAATTAGCATGGCATAACTCTACGGTAATCCTGGATGGCTCTAGTGCGGGGATCGGTGAATGAGCCGCACCTCAAATGCTGCAAAAATAGACGGCTCGTTGGTTGAACAAGGCTCGGCAGGAACGTGCTACATACAAGAAATAGCAAACACTTCTGACTGAGTTAAAGAAAGATCCTGTAGAAGTTGCCGCTGGATGCTTGATCCACGACCTTGCAGGCAATGTAAAGCTAACCATATGGTCTGTGGAGGGTTGAGTGATAAGAGAAACTCATATGTGAGGATGAACCCCGATAGATTAATTATTGAAGCTTTTTATATTCCTAAACTCCATTTTCTCCTTCACGGCGTGAAAGCGTGATAGGGCTGAGGCAAAAATCCATCCTTTCGAAATCcattcttcaccaaccctgCAACAGTACCGTAAATTTCAACTTGTGGCTTGTGGCGCTGGACCCACATTTACAATCAAGGGTCTTGCATCAATCACGACTAaaacttcaacaacacaaccCATATTCACATCAAACTTCGCCCTCGTTGTCGACGATAAAATATTCCGAGAAGATGGCCGCCACTGATCCGAGTCCGACTCTGAAGTTTTTGACAGATGCAGGTCATCTCTTAGCCTTTACGGCTCCCGAGACATCGGCATATATCCTCAGGCAGCGAAATGACTTGATGTTCGAGCATGAGATTCCTCTTCCTGAGGTCCAACGACAGCATGTTTGCACGGCCTGTGGTAATATTTTGGCTTTCGGGGAGGGCAGTGACCTGGTCttcaaaaagaacaaaaaggcAGTgatcaaaaagaaacagcaaacacctccagcacccAAGGTCGAAAAAGCGAAAAGGCAAGAACCTCGGTCATCTGGCCCAACCAAGCGCATCGAGTGTGGCCATTGCTCTTCGAAAATCGAGATCAAGCttccggctccggctcccATCATTCGCCATACTGTCAAACCGGCCCACAAGGTGTCCAAGACCACGGCACCGGGAGCGGCCCCATCTTTGCCCAAGACTTCAGGTTCACACGAGACGACATCCTCGCAGAAGCCAGCGTCCAATGCgaacagcaagaagagggCCAAGTCTCGAAAAGCGGGTCTCCAAGCTCTGTTGGAGCAATCCAAATATTCAAGACCTTCGCCTGGGTTGAGCCTTGCCGACTTCATGTCGAAATGAGTCCCAAGGCTCAGCTATCGAAATAAGAACATTCCGGAACCTTGGGGCAGCGTCAGGTTGTGCCTAGTGTTATGACATAATCTCCATGACTCCCTGAACCTATAGTGGGGCACAACCGTTTTGGCAGGTCAACTACCCCGCCAAAGAACGATTTTATCACAGAGTTAGTTACCCCTCCAAAATTTTATTCCCTGGTTCTCGCCATatcccatcaacaccaccgaaaCAAAGCACCAAAATAGCAAAAATGACAGAGCTTTTCAACCCTATCGGCGAGAAGGTCGAGCAGGCCGTCCAGGCCAATGGCGAGGCTGAGGATGACTTCAAGCCCATCGATGAGATCGAGTCCCTCTGCATGAACTGCCACGAGAATGTGAGCTGCAAACTTTGGATGGTTGCACATTAACGAATGCGCCGATGCTAATCATGGTCATAGGGCATGAcacgcctcctcctcaccaagaTTCCCTATTTCCGCGAGATTATCATCATGTCCTTCAACTGCGACCACTgcggcttcaacaacaacgagaTCCAGCCTGCTGGTACCCTCCAGCTCAAGGGTGTCCACTACGAGCTCCGGTTAAGAGATATGGAGGACTTCCAGCGCCAGGTTGTCAAGTCCGACACTGCCACCGTCAAGTTTATCGAGCTCGATGTCGAGGTCCCCCCTGGCAAGGGTCAGCTCACGAACGTGGAGGGCCTCCTAACCACCATCGTGGATGATCTCGTCTTCGACCAAGAGAAGCGTATGAAGGAAACCCCTGAGGCGGCCGCCAAAGTTGCTGAAGTCATTGCCAAGGGCAGACAAATGCTCGCCGGAGAGGCGTTCCCCTTCCGTGTGTCTGTCGACGACCCGGCTGGCAACAGCTTTATCGCCCCTGACCCTCGCGACGGCGTTGGCAAGTGGGAGAAGCGCGAGTACCTCCGTACACCTGAGCAGAACGAGGCTCTCGGTCTCGCCGACACCAACACTGAAGGCCTTGACGACAATGGCGACATCATCCCCGATCACGTCTACCAGTTCCCAGCCTCTTGCCCGGGCTGCATGCACCCCTGCACGACCAACATGAAGATGGTCGACATCCCCCACTTCAGACAAGTCGTCATCATGAACACGAGCTGTGATGACTGCGGTTATAAGTCCAACGACGTCAAGACGGGTGGTGAGGTCCCtgagaagggcaagaaggtcaccatcaagatcaagacccCTGTGGATCTTGCCCGCGATATCCTCAAGAGCGAGAGCTGCCAGCTCGAGTGCCCCGAGCTCAGCCTTTCCGTCAACCCAGGCACCCTCGGTGGAAGATTTACCACCGTCGAGGGTCTCCTCACCCAGGTCCGCGATGACCTCCACAAACAAATCTTCGAGGCCGATGCCGACGTGGAGAAGACTAAGCGCAAGAACGACTCTCTGGACAGCACCGAGGCGTCGAGGTGGAATGACTTCTTTGATGGGCTCAATTCTGCCATCAAGGGCGAGAGGGAGTTTACCATTGTGTTGACTGACCCATTGGCGGCCAGTTATGTTCAGAGCTTGGCTGATAACCCGGATGAACCTGATGAGCAGATGACCGTCGAGGAGTATGAGCggacagaggaggaagaggaggagttgggtttGTTGGACATGAAGACTGAGAATTATGAGAATGATGTTTGAGCTATGGAAATAGAAAATGGGAAAAGCATGGGTGGCTGGTTTCTGGGTATTGGGATTTGCGTTTTTTTTCAGTTGTTTAAAAAAATGATACCTGTCCTATAGACAAAGAGAATGATTTGATGATGCCAACTACTTGACTGGGTCCGACAATTGTAAAGTTGAGAGCGTATCAAGGGTCTTCCGCAGATGTAAGCACGCTTATATGTTTTAGGTGTGAAAAAGGCTCATGAGAAGTTGGATATATCTCGTCTTCATTATCAATGTAACTCTCCAATACTGGCTGCTTCCTACCGACCCCTTTCTCAACCATTTCCGTCTCAAGCATCAACACTAAAGCGATGCCTCACCTGCAAAACATACGGATCCCCCCCCGGCTCAAAGATCTGCTTTggtcccctcccccactcAGGGTGATTAATCCCATCAATCCAATCCTGCACCTCCAGAACAACACACCCGTACTTTTCCACCCCTCTCGACCCGGTCCCGTCATCCCTCCCCTGCGTCGCCTTGATCGGCATACTCCCGTTCATCCCATTACAGCTATACATCTGAAACGCCTCCTGATCCGACCAAATCTCCAGTTTTATTCCCGACCACTCACTCGCCAGACTAGCCACCATTTTGTCCTCCGACCTCCAATCGTAGGGGTAGTTCCTGTTAACGAGCCAGCAGTTGTCGTAACCCGTGCAACTCCCCCCGCAGTTTCCCTGGATCCCCTCAAGGGAAAACCCCTCGCCTATTTGTCTGGGAGCAGACCAGAAGTCGTTGACGGACCCCTTGGGGGCAGGGGAGATTTCCCCCGTGGGAATGAGGATGCTATCCACAGCCACCGTCTGCCCTGAAAAGGGGAGGTAAAATGTATGGTTCAACGCGGTAGGAGTTTCCGTGTTTGCGAACCCGTCTAGGTTCCAGTAGGTGTGACTAGACAGCATGATTGGAGTTTTCTTTGTTGTAGGAATAGCAACCATTTTTGCGTCCCAGGTTCGGTTTGACAAAGTGTAGGTGATGTAACTGATTACTTCCCCTGGAAACCCCTCTTTCCCGTCGGGGTCGACAAGGCTGAACGTGATGGATGACTTGGTGTAGGTGACGACGGTGAAGTTTCTGTGATCCCAGCCGTCGGGGCCGCCGTGGAGGGTATTCACACCTGCTGGGTGGGCTGCGGTGGGGTTTTCATTGGGACGGATGTGGTAGTCTTCTCCATCGTCGTCAAGGGTGAAGGTCGAGTTCTTGATGCGGTTGGCGTACCGGCCGGGCACGCCGCCAAAGTGAGGGTGAACTGGATCGACAGAGTAATAGGTTGCGTTGTCGAAGCCGAGGACGATGTCACGGTCTATGCCGTTCTTGTCGGtgatgaagaggttggagatggaggcacCGTAGGGGATGAAGGAGGCTGTTATGCCTGGGGCGAAGAGCCAGTATTTACCTGAGGAGTCTGGTTCCCCTGTGAAAGAGGGGGCGGATAAGGT
The window above is part of the Podospora bellae-mahoneyi strain CBS 112042 chromosome 3, whole genome shotgun sequence genome. Proteins encoded here:
- a CDS encoding hypothetical protein (EggNog:ENOG503NW79; COG:G) codes for the protein MRLSLLPLGAFLLATPTLSAPSFTGEPDSSGKYWLFAPGITASFIPYGASISNLFITDKNGIDRDIVLGFDNATYYSVDPVHPHFGGVPGRYANRIKNSTFTLDDDGEDYHIRPNENPTAAHPAGVNTLHGGPDGWDHRNFTVVTYTKSSITFSLVDPDGKEGFPGEVISYITYTLSNRTWDAKMVAIPTTKKTPIMLSSHTYWNLDGFANTETPTALNHTFYLPFSGQTVAVDSILIPTGEISPAPKGSVNDFWSAPRQIGEGFSLEGIQGNCGGSCTGYDNCWLVNRNYPYDWRSEDKMVASLASEWSGIKLEIWSDQEAFQMYSCNGMNGSMPIKATQGRDDGTGSRGVEKYGCVVLEVQDWIDGINHPEWGRGPKQIFEPGGDPYVLQVRHRFSVDA
- a CDS encoding hypothetical protein (EggNog:ENOG503P6S4; COG:S) translates to MAATDPSPTLKFLTDAGHLLAFTAPETSAYILRQRNDLMFEHEIPLPEVQRQHVCTACGNILAFGEGSDLVFKKNKKAVIKKKQQTPPAPKVEKAKRQEPRSSGPTKRIECGHCSSKIEIKLPAPAPIIRHTVKPAHKVSKTTAPGAAPSLPKTSGSHETTSSQKPASNANSKKRAKSRKAGLQALLEQSKYSRPSPGLSLADFMSK
- the GDE1_1 gene encoding Glycerophosphocholine phosphodiesterase (COG:U; EggNog:ENOG503NUB5) codes for the protein MKFGKNLPRNQVPEWAGSYIDYKRLKKLIKTAADTAAHNGDQVDLAEFLFALDREVECVDQFYTRKLHENQRRLQAITDRYGPTPRDAANIDEEELEDLIGALLEIRNQLRNLQWFGEINRRGFVKITKKLDKKVHTSDIQERYISTRVDVLPFATNLDTSQELQTVNTWLSVLNESKNTNDAKSDRSTRSYGRPTKLDVDTSVLNALDQAVRQDNLDTLTTGLAAANLAKQDQTDAFQNLLHSLLQRAISARSKKVIPVLLERISDLDDPDDINGRNCIHRLVTHIGRTKTVSSRAVEEVKPDPHLNAYPFPPGVQYAQNYLTPATSPLATPRVSALKETASLLGKDDEAVQMLMYLLDNLKPAQRVALKAKDNFGRIPLHYAAQFGFVVVCQILMKKMQDWGMFDVENGIDAPEWQDKNGEAPLHLSVLGGHALTTKALLQGENWQGVSDNKAEMRRAISKSSAVLAIATKANFEHIVEMLVHAGVDINWRDKTGETALHIAARFGHDECAKVLLEGTADQKADFELTEKAFAWTPLHIAAVDGHLSVVKLLVEAGAEVDKPDSSGWTAREHAALRGHMPIAHFLAQSKEGEDTASNTSDDEKSVTDNAAVPDKASFQERRSKGSARKAEPVKSFGHRYLKDESLVLVSLGSMDMRKNLEAVKLDNIPLSKAHTTELDTTLSIVVSAQGAQGEPTMMNLQGDVCVPIMGANFEVIGSVNFNFLVITPFSHPSMEVTSEHTYWKKLASTMVIGHRGLGKNMTSSRSLQLGENTVSSFIAAANLGANYVEFDVQLTKDHVPVIYHDFLVSETGFDAPVHTLTLEQFLHINPDKSRTIQGNNGTSPFSYAIPENKLLEKTRRSNSPGPRQRSMSMDWPDHNRQHRLSKQEMEERMKHTRDFKEKGFKANSRGNFIQAPFATLEDLFVKLPQSVGFNIEMKYPMLHESEEHEMDTYAVELNSFCDTVLQKVYDMTANPHQRRNIIFSSFNPDICLCLSFKQPNIPILFLTDAGTCPVGDIRASSLQEAIRFASRWNLLGIVSNAEPFVNSPRLVRVVKGAGLVCVSYGRENNEPGLVRRQVREGVDAVIVDSVLAIRRGLLTQDGEGEGKGKKNGVEDRVEEVRERVGKQVLNGNGNGNGFGGGDIGYSS
- the ZPR1 gene encoding nucleolar zinc-finger protein (EggNog:ENOG503NWQE; BUSCO:EOG09262Z0M; COG:S); the encoded protein is MTELFNPIGEKVEQAVQANGEAEDDFKPIDEIESLCMNCHENGMTRLLLTKIPYFREIIIMSFNCDHCGFNNNEIQPAGTLQLKGVHYELRLRDMEDFQRQVVKSDTATVKFIELDVEVPPGKGQLTNVEGLLTTIVDDLVFDQEKRMKETPEAAAKVAEVIAKGRQMLAGEAFPFRVSVDDPAGNSFIAPDPRDGVGKWEKREYLRTPEQNEALGLADTNTEGLDDNGDIIPDHVYQFPASCPGCMHPCTTNMKMVDIPHFRQVVIMNTSCDDCGYKSNDVKTGGEVPEKGKKVTIKIKTPVDLARDILKSESCQLECPELSLSVNPGTLGGRFTTVEGLLTQVRDDLHKQIFEADADVEKTKRKNDSLDSTEASRWNDFFDGLNSAIKGEREFTIVLTDPLAASYVQSLADNPDEPDEQMTVEEYERTEEEEEELGLLDMKTENYENDV
- a CDS encoding hypothetical protein (COG:A; EggNog:ENOG503P5VJ), with protein sequence MAGPGSPGSDGPTYAPPPLPSGWIAQWDAASKKYYYVQLSTGVSQWDLPTEPVPFGNTPAARSDHPYGVPHPSAEIVTHPDGSQTARYPDGRLEPVNPREDGTRGVGGGGQSDRGLGSFLLNTISGGKQGGGSSGGGGLAGAVLSGLAGGSSGGGGGSGGLGGKVASQLVSGIFSSGSKPSSSPSNNFSGQSSSGHGAGGLGGVIGGVAGLFGNKQSSGNNFGYSNSGATTYSGSAPPTSYQPPSQPGSSTSVHGGGSSSSYQSSSQTHHQGSSQSYGQSSQSHTAPYGQQSSGGGYQSSSYGAGPGHGQAHSQSYGGQHSYGSPSGQPSYAPPPSQPSYGQPHYGAGAASSYGQPPYGAPPPQGGGYGQQPPYGGHQYSQGGGYPGQY